In a single window of the Roseiconus lacunae genome:
- the miaA gene encoding tRNA (adenosine(37)-N6)-dimethylallyltransferase MiaA, translating into MPRPTDPSPDQIQTFPPLIDKAMVMTGATASGKSQLGIQLAERLDGEILSLDSIAVYRDMDIGTAKPTRAERDRVPHHLLDLADPDEDFSVARYLHAAHRCVDEILDRSRVPIFVGGTPMFLKAILRGFDPGPPPDWDFRRSVEADVEKFGVEPLRQRLRQVDPISASKIGPNDIRRMIRALEVSKATGFPLSHRQIQFDRQTDAEKCHVFALMHPRSHLHERINERVEVMFRTGLIDEVKGLLKRYQTLSRTASQAVGYREIIEWLLNANGRQENLRADANGFDNNTSLDQHRHLIEDVATHTRQLAKRQETWFRSFTEITAIDCGDVSSMEAIVERIAGRWHQAHRRD; encoded by the coding sequence ATGCCCCGACCGACTGACCCTTCTCCAGACCAAATTCAGACCTTCCCGCCGCTGATCGACAAGGCGATGGTCATGACCGGCGCGACGGCTTCCGGCAAAAGTCAACTCGGCATCCAACTCGCCGAGCGACTGGATGGCGAAATTTTGTCACTCGATTCGATTGCCGTCTATCGAGACATGGACATTGGCACGGCGAAACCGACGCGGGCGGAGCGCGACCGAGTTCCCCATCACTTGCTGGATTTGGCCGATCCAGACGAAGACTTCAGTGTTGCTCGATACCTGCACGCGGCGCATCGGTGCGTCGACGAGATCCTTGATCGTTCCCGAGTGCCGATCTTTGTCGGTGGGACGCCGATGTTTCTCAAAGCGATCTTGCGAGGATTTGATCCTGGGCCGCCTCCGGATTGGGACTTTCGTCGGTCGGTCGAAGCGGACGTCGAAAAGTTTGGTGTCGAGCCTTTAAGACAGCGGTTGCGTCAAGTCGATCCAATTTCGGCATCCAAGATCGGTCCCAATGACATCCGCCGAATGATCCGAGCCCTCGAGGTTTCCAAAGCGACCGGGTTTCCGCTCAGTCATCGCCAGATTCAATTTGATCGTCAGACGGACGCCGAAAAGTGTCATGTGTTCGCGCTCATGCACCCGCGATCACATCTACACGAACGAATTAACGAACGAGTCGAAGTGATGTTCCGTACTGGGCTGATCGATGAAGTCAAAGGCTTGCTGAAGCGATACCAGACGCTTTCGCGAACCGCTTCACAGGCAGTCGGTTATCGTGAAATCATCGAGTGGCTGTTGAACGCTAACGGGCGACAGGAGAACCTGCGTGCCGACGCGAATGGATTTGATAACAACACATCACTTGATCAACATCGGCACTTGATTGAAGACGTTGCCACACACACACGTCAGCTTGCCAAGCGGCAGGAAACCTGGTTTCGTTCTTTCACTGAAATCACTGCCATCGACTGCGGCGACGTTTCTTCGATGGAGGCAATCGTGGAACGGATTGCCGGACGTTGGCATCAAGCCCACCGCAGAGATTAA
- a CDS encoding GNAT family N-acetyltransferase produces the protein MTYFKRYRMEFDLRNLRLGDPVLPADYELLPFASDQLREHAIAKYNSFRFELDADVFPCLARRDGCLKLMRDITNRSDFVPGATWLIRHLEQDPTTGSICKLPVGTIQGLACDGWGSIQNLGVSPEHRSRGLGTILLAKAAAGFAAAGLERMHLEVTTENTGAVRLYERMGFRKSRIVYKAAEVAGARG, from the coding sequence ATGACATATTTCAAGCGATACCGAATGGAGTTCGACCTGCGCAACTTGCGTTTAGGTGACCCCGTACTCCCAGCGGACTATGAACTGCTGCCGTTTGCGAGCGATCAGCTTCGTGAGCACGCGATCGCGAAGTACAACAGCTTCCGCTTCGAACTCGATGCCGACGTTTTCCCTTGCCTGGCTCGACGAGACGGATGCCTCAAATTGATGCGGGATATCACTAACCGCAGTGACTTCGTCCCCGGAGCGACTTGGTTGATCCGGCATCTGGAACAAGACCCGACAACGGGATCGATTTGCAAGCTCCCCGTCGGAACGATCCAGGGGCTTGCATGCGATGGGTGGGGATCGATCCAGAACCTCGGCGTATCCCCCGAGCACCGCTCGCGTGGACTGGGAACCATCTTGCTGGCCAAAGCCGCCGCGGGTTTTGCGGCCGCAGGACTAGAACGAATGCATCTCGAAGTCACAACCGAAAACACCGGTGCCGTTCGACTTTATGAACGCATGGGTTTTCGCAAGTCTCGGATTGTCTACAAAGCAGCCGAAGTCGCCGGCGCCCGCGGCTAA
- a CDS encoding carboxylate-amine ligase, with protein MDIPAIGVEEEYQLVDPVHGAMRADCKRVMSRLKDDVDAEIQHELHLTQIEMASPVCATLNDAKRSLIETRRALQEAAAEAGSALSAAGTNPLPLPHADDITPSERYNRMTRRYQQLARDLFIFGCHVHVSMPDKVLGVEVMNRARRWLPTLLAVSANSPFWDGHDTGYASYRRELWAQWPMAGPPPHFVDFADYNRKVSDLIEIGAIADESFIYWDIRLPEKIPTIEFRVADVMLSIDDVVAYVGLIRGIVMQSQADIRDGVKQAPISTQLLRYTLWHAARYGMDQDLIDPIDKRSRPAVEAVEKLVSWCRPSLQSSGDEAQVDSFVERLANRGNGASMQRLWAGKSLDFNSAVRCCVEETSSGLSLANC; from the coding sequence ATGGATATTCCAGCAATTGGCGTTGAGGAAGAGTACCAACTAGTCGATCCCGTTCACGGCGCGATGCGCGCCGACTGCAAGCGAGTGATGAGTCGCTTGAAGGATGACGTTGATGCGGAAATCCAGCATGAGCTGCACTTAACCCAGATCGAAATGGCTTCACCGGTTTGTGCGACGCTCAATGACGCGAAGCGGTCGCTGATCGAGACGCGACGTGCGTTGCAAGAGGCCGCCGCAGAGGCGGGATCGGCACTTTCTGCGGCAGGTACCAACCCGCTACCTTTGCCACATGCCGACGATATCACACCAAGCGAACGCTACAACCGCATGACGCGTCGCTACCAACAACTCGCTCGTGACTTGTTCATTTTCGGTTGCCACGTCCACGTCTCAATGCCGGACAAAGTACTCGGTGTGGAAGTGATGAATCGTGCCCGACGATGGCTGCCGACATTGTTGGCAGTCTCGGCAAACAGTCCTTTTTGGGATGGACACGATACGGGTTACGCAAGTTACCGACGTGAACTTTGGGCACAATGGCCGATGGCAGGCCCGCCTCCACATTTCGTCGATTTCGCAGACTACAACAGGAAGGTTTCCGACCTGATCGAAATTGGCGCGATTGCTGACGAAAGCTTTATTTACTGGGATATCCGGCTTCCAGAAAAAATCCCGACCATTGAATTCCGTGTCGCTGATGTGATGCTGTCGATCGACGATGTTGTCGCGTACGTGGGCTTGATCCGTGGGATTGTAATGCAATCACAAGCCGACATCCGGGACGGGGTGAAGCAGGCGCCGATCTCGACTCAATTGCTACGTTACACCTTGTGGCACGCCGCCCGCTACGGGATGGATCAAGATCTGATTGACCCGATTGACAAGAGATCTCGACCGGCGGTCGAAGCCGTCGAGAAGCTAGTCTCATGGTGTCGTCCGTCGTTACAATCATCCGGCGATGAAGCGCAGGTTGATTCGTTCGTCGAACGATTGGCCAATCGTGGAAATGGCGCCTCGATGCAACGTCTGTGGGCAGGCAAGTCACTCGACTTCAATTCAGCGGTTCGATGCTGTGTCGAAGAAACGTCAAGTGGGCTATCGCTGGCAAACTGCTAA